In Geotalea uraniireducens, the genomic window GCCGGGTCGAAGGGGCAGGGGGGCGCGTCGCCTATACCGCCTTCGGCTATCATGGCTGTGAAGTACTGATCGGCGGCGACTACCGCTGGCAATCCTACACCCCCTACCTGCAGGGGTGGGCGAAGATCCGCCTGGAAGAGGCCGCCGCCCGGGCCTGGCAGGCGGGGGTGAAGGCGACGGTCTTCAACTCGCCCGAAATCCAGACCAATTCCAGCGCTCTCTTTCTCGGGGTGGAGATATCCCTCTATCCACTGCTGACGGCGTTGCGGCAAGAGGGGGATGGGCCGGCGGCGGAGGCGCTCTGGCAGGAGTGCCGGCAACTGCTCAAAGAGGGGGAGACGGTCGAAGCCCTGTTGGCGAAGGCCGGACAATATCTTGCCTCTCCCGAGCTGGCCGCTTTTGCCCGCTACGAGGAGTGGCCGCAGCATAATACCGCCGAGCAGGCGGCGCTGATGCTCTCCGCGTCGGGCGACTTGATGGCGATGAACGCCGACCCGAAACAGATCGTCTGCGCGGTCCTGTCGCGGGCGGTTTTCCAGGCGGTCGGCCGGCTGATGTTCGATTATTCCTGGGCTCCGGCCGCCCCGGCCATCTGGCTGAACCATGACGTCATTGCCCGGAGATTGACCGCCTGACGGCGACCTTTTTTGGGTCGCCGGCGACGGTTTCCGTCACCGCCGCCGGCATCGTTTTCTTGCCCCGCCCGGTGAACGCCCATTCGCCGGGCGGTTTCATTTTTGTAACACTATGGTTGGTTGGTGGTATGGTGCTTGCATCTTTACTGACACACAGCAGCAGGTGATAGACGATAATACTAAACCATCCGCGAGGATGGGGCGGAAAGCCCACAGGGTCTCCCTGAGACAGCCGGGTTGCCGAAATGTCACGCAATGATATCCGGCCCCGGCTTTTTTTGCGCCTAAGATGGCGCCCTGCCGCCGGGAAGGGGTATCCGGCGCGAGGAGAGACCAATGGGCACGTACGGGCGCGGGTGTCGGTGGGGGATGATGGCGATCCTGATTGTGACGGGACTGGGCGGGGTGATGGCGAACCCTGGCAGTGCCCGGGGGGACGAAGCCCTGGTGTTGAAGCGAACCGTGCCGCGCCGGGAGGCGGGGCGACTGCTGAATGAATCCGTGCCCCAGCGTTTGCCGGCCGAGAAAAAGTTATTTGCCCTCGTCCCCAATGATGATGGTGACGTCTCGCTGGCTGTCGGCGGGGTTTCCGTCGATGTGAGTTACAACAATCTTCTCCCCGAGGACGAGGGGCAGGAACAGCTCAAGCGGATCACCCAGCAGCAGGACCCGCTGATTAACGGTATTGCCGTGAAGCTGGCCTTCCACTTCTGATTCCAAGGTAAAGGTCGACCGGTCACGCGCCGGGTCAAAAATAACAACGCCCCGTCGGGATTCCGGCGGGGCGTTGTTGTCTTGAGTGGCGGCAAGGTCAGCGGACCAGCTTCGACAGTTTTTTGAATTCGTCGGTGCCGGCCACCCGCAGGAGCTGGAAGAGGGCCGCTTCGGTGGAAGTGATTACCGCTCCGGCATCCCGCGCCGTTTCGAGGCCGATAAACCAGTTATCCCGCCGGCGGCTCATCACCGCATCCCGGACGAGGTGGACGCGGTAGTCGCGCTCCAGGAGTTCCAGTACCGTCTGCAGGACACAGACGTGGGTTTCCATACCGGTGATGATCACCTGCTTGCGCCCCAGTTCGGCGAGCCGGTTGAGGAACGACTGATCGCCGCAGCAACTGAAGGTCATTTTTTCGTAGGCCGGGCCGGCAAAACGGTCGCGCAGTTCCGGCAGGGTGCAACCGAGGCCCTTGACGTACTGTTCGGTGGCCAGAACCGGGATTCCCAGCTCCCGGGCCGCTTCCAGCAGGATGCCGGTATTGGCGGTCAGCTGGCCGAGCACCTCCTGGTCCATCGCCGCGCAAAGCCGTTCCTGCACGTCGATGACCACCAGCACTGCCTGATTCCTGTCGAGAAAGAACTTGTCCATCACGCCCATAAACCACCTCCCGGATATTTGTCGTTAGTCCTTCCTGATATCGATCGCCAGCTCCTGGATCTTCTTCCGCAAGGTGTTCCTGTTGATGCCGAGAATTTCCGCGGCCTTCACCTGGTTGCTGCGGGTTTTTTCCAGGACGAAGCGGATCAGCGGCCGTTCCACCTGTTTGAGCACCAGGTTGTAGATGTCGCCGCTCTCCATCTTGTCGAGATTGGTCAGGCTCGCCCGCAGCTTCATGTCGACCAGGGCCTCAAGGGAGAGCTCGTCGGCGGCGGTCGGTCCCCCTTTGTGCTGGATATGCAGCCCGGGGAAGTCGGCCGGGGTGAGCAGCGGGTCAGACGAGAGAATGACCGCCCGCTTGATGGTGTTCTCCAGTTCCCGGACGTTGCCCGGCCAATCGTAGGCGGCAAGCAGGTTCATGGTGTCGGGAGCGCATTTCTTGATCGGGACCTCCAGCTCGGTGCAGGTCTTGCCGAGAAAGTAGTCGACCAGCAGCGGGATGTCTTCTTTCCGCTCCCGGAGCGGCACCAGCTGGAGCGGCACTACGTTGAGCCGGTAGTAGAGATCCTCGCGGAACTGCTTCTGCCGTACCTGCTCTTCGAGATTCTGGTTGGTCGCCGCGACGATCCGGACATCGACGGCGATATTCTGGCTGCCGCCGGTGCGGGTCACCTCCTTCTCCTGGAGAACCCGGAGGATCTTGGCCTGGAGATCCAGCGGCATGTCGCCGATCTCGTCGAGGAACAGCGTCCCGCCGTTGGCCTGCTCGAACTTGCCGAGCTTCCGTTCGACGGCGCCGGTGAACGCTCCTTTCTCGAAACCGAAGAGTTCGGATTCGAGGAGTTCTTTCGGGATTGCCGCGCAGTTGAGGGCGATGAACGGTTTGCCGATCCGTTTCGAATTGAAGTGGATTGCCCGGGCGATCAGCTCCTTGCCGGTCCCCGATTCTCCCTGGATAAGGACGGTGATATCGCTTGGCGCCACCTTGCCGATGGTCTTGTAGACTTCGCGCATTGCAACCGAGTTGCCGACGATGGTCTTTTCGAGCAGATACCGCTCTTTGATCTCTTCGCGGAGGATCGACATCTGGGCGGTCAATTCCCGGGCTTTGCTCACCTTCTCGATGATCGCGTCGATGATGTCGAGATCGAACGGCTTGGTTATGTAGTCGTAGGCGCCCCGCTTCATCGCTTCGACGGCGTTTTTCATGCTCGCCTCGGCGGTCATGATTACCACCAGGAGGTCGCTCTTCAACTCGCGCACCCGATCGAGGAGATCGAGTCCAGTAATTCCCGGCATCTTGATGTCGAGAATGGCCAGGTCGTAATCGCCGGCCTGGATCTGGCGGAGGGCTTCTTCGCCATCCCGGGCGAGGTCAACGGTAAACCCCTTTTTCCTGAGGGCCTTTGATAGGACCCAGCGCATGCTTTCTTCGTCGTCGGCAACCAGAATGCGATTCAATGACATAGAATAAAACCTCGAAAATCGGGCAGCAGCCGGTCGGCCGGGGGGACGCTCGCTCCGCTCCCGGCCCTGGACTGCCGCCCTATTGAATTAATGGCACCATCACGGTGAAGGTCGTTCCTTTGCCGGGCGGCGACTCTACCTTGATCATTCCCCGGTGTTCCGAGACGATTTTCTGGCAGATGGCGAGGCCGAGTCCGGTGCCGGTCGCCTTGGTGGTGAAGAAAGGGGTGAACAGGTGCTCCAACTGCTCTTTGCCGATCCCCGGGCCGTTGTCGCTTACCTCGACGGCCACCATCCGGGAGCGTCGTTCCCCTTTCTGGGTCATGCTGTAATCGGAAATCACCCGGCTGACGATTTTGATCATTCCCCCCTCATCGACTGCCTCTTCGGCGTTCTTGACGAGGTTGAGGAACAGCTGGGTCAGCAGCCCCTCATCGGCCAGGATCGGCGGGATGCTCGGGTCGAATTGCTGCTGGAAGGTGATGTTTTTCCCTTGGGCCGAACGTTTCTGCAGGGTGATGATGTCGCCGAGCACCTTATGCAGGTTGACCTTGGTCAGTTGCAGCCGCCGGGGCGAGGCGAGGCCGAGGAGTTCCTCGACGATCCGATTGACCCGTTCCACTTCCCGGATCATCACCCGGACGTTGTCGCGCAATTCGCTGTCGGCGGGGAGTTCCAGTTCGAGCAGCTGGGCCGCGCCCTTGATCCCCCCCAGCGGGTTCTTGATCTCGTGGGCGAGCCCGGCGGCGAGGGTGCCGAGCGTCGACAGCCGGTCGGCGTGCCGGACCGCCTCCTCCAGTTCGCGGATGTTGGTCAGATCCCGCAGGACGAGGATCGTGCCGATCGGTTCGCCGTTCTGGAGCAGCAGCGGGAAGGTGGTGGCGGAGACCGGCGTCAGGTGCTTCCCTTTCTTGAGGACGATGTTCTCGTAGTCGACGATGGTCATGCCGGTGGCCGAGGTCTTGCCGACCATCTCCAGGAGGATCGTCTCCCCCTTGAGCAGGGTGGCGAACAGCGTTCCCTGGGCCTGGCGCCGGGAAATGCCGGTAATCTCCTCGGCAGCCGGGTTCATCAGGGAGACCGTTCCCCCCAGGTCGATGACGATGACGCCATCGCCGACGCTGTCGATGATGTTGGCGTAAAACTCCTGGCTCTTGTCCCGGATGGTCATGCCGCCTCCGCGGTAAAGAAGCGGTTCAGTGCTTCGAGGAGGGCTTCCTTGCCCTCGATAGAATTGATCTGCTTCCTGAACTGGGCGGCGCTGGCGATGCCGCGGGAATACCACGAAACATGCTTGCGCATCTCCCGTACCGCTACCCGTTCGCCGGCAAGGTCGGTAAACAGCTCCAGGTGACGCAGGGCAAGCTGCCGCCGCTCCTCGACGGTGGGGAGCAAGGGGGGCTCACCCGCCAGCAGTTGCCGGACCTCGCGGAAGATCCATGGGTTGCCGAGGGCGCCTCGGGCCACCATCACCGCATCGCAGCCGGTTTCCGCCAGCATGGCGACGACATCGTCCGGGGTGAAGAGGTCGCCGCTGCCGATGACCGGAATGGCGACCGCTCGCTTCAGTTCGGCGATTTTTGCCCAGTCGGCGTGACCGTCGAACATCTGCGCCCGGCTCCGCGGATGGAGCGTAATGGCATCGCACCCCTCGTCGGCGGCGATCCGGGCGATCTCCAGGAAATTGCTCTCATCGCCGCTCCAACCGCTGCGAATCTTGATCGTCAAAGGCAGGCGCGTCGCCCGACGGGTCGCCCTGACGATGGCGCGAACCTTGGCCGGCTCCCGGAGCAGGGCGCTGCCAGCGCCGCTGCCGACCACCTTCCGCACCGGGCATCCCATATTGATGTCGATCAGGTCGCCGTACGGCTCCACGAGCCGGGCACCTTCGGCGAGCAGCTCCGGGTCGTCGCCGAACAGCTGGATGCCGAGCGGGCGGTCTGCTGCCGTGCTTTGCAGCAGTTCGAAAGATTTTTTCCCTTCCCGGACCAGGCCGTTGACACTCACCATTTCGGTAAAGCAGAGGGCCGCCCCCTGCTCCCGGGAGAGCAGACGGAACGGCAGGTTGGTGATTCCGGCCATGGGGGCGAGCAGCAGGTTGTTGGCCAGTGACAAAGAACCGATGGAAAAGCTTGTTATCATTATGCTGCTGTCTATAGTGGCGGTATGGTGCTTAAAATTTAGGCATAGTAGCATGTGAAAGGAAAAAGGCAAGCAGTTTTTTTGAGGAATCGGCCCCTCGGGGAGGGTGATTGACATTTGCTCCGGCGATCATTACCCTGCTGCTCGATGCATGAGCGAGTTCTCTGCCGGCGTTGCCGGACGGGAACCGGCGATGGGCCCGGGAGGCACAATGGAACTGGTTGGTGGGTTCATGGTGATGATGGGGATTATCGGTTTCTTCCTGGCGGTGGTCTGGCTGGTGATGCCGCTGGTGCTGTTCGCCATCAAGGGGAAAGTCGATCGGATGCTGGTCCTGCTTGAAGGGGTCGAGCAGCGTCTTGCCGCTCTTGAGTCACGGCAGGCCGCGGCCGCTGAATCCGCCGGTGCCGTTGCCGCAACGCCCCTGCCGGCGGCCGGTGCCGCTGGGGAGCCGGTCGAACCGACCGATTAATCCGTGGCGCTTTGCCGCGGTGCCGGCGTCATGCCCCGGCGACCATCCGGAAATTCTCCCGCAGATGGTCTTCTTCCCCCTTGGCGATGACCCGCTCTACGTAGCGGCAAAAACACTCCACGACCTGCGGGTCGAAGTGAGTCCCCGCACAGCTTCGCAGCTCTCGCAGCGCCTCGCGGACCGTAAATCCCTTCTTGTACGGCCGTTCTGAAACCATGGCGTCGAACGAGTCGGCGACCGCCACGATCCGGGCCGGAAGAGGGATCTCTTCCCCCTTGAGCTGCTTCGGGTAGCCGGTGCCGTCGTACCGCTCGTGGTGGTAGAGAATCGCCGGCAAGACCTCTTTCAGTTGTGAGATCGGCGTGAGGATAGCCACCCCCTTCTCGGGATGGAGTCGCAGGGGCGGAAATTCGTCTTC contains:
- a CDS encoding hydrolase, whose amino-acid sequence is MGVMDKFFLDRNQAVLVVIDVQERLCAAMDQEVLGQLTANTGILLEAARELGIPVLATEQYVKGLGCTLPELRDRFAGPAYEKMTFSCCGDQSFLNRLAELGRKQVIITGMETHVCVLQTVLELLERDYRVHLVRDAVMSRRRDNWFIGLETARDAGAVITSTEAALFQLLRVAGTDEFKKLSKLVR
- the dusB gene encoding tRNA dihydrouridine synthase DusB, with product MITSFSIGSLSLANNLLLAPMAGITNLPFRLLSREQGAALCFTEMVSVNGLVREGKKSFELLQSTAADRPLGIQLFGDDPELLAEGARLVEPYGDLIDINMGCPVRKVVGSGAGSALLREPAKVRAIVRATRRATRLPLTIKIRSGWSGDESNFLEIARIAADEGCDAITLHPRSRAQMFDGHADWAKIAELKRAVAIPVIGSGDLFTPDDVVAMLAETGCDAVMVARGALGNPWIFREVRQLLAGEPPLLPTVEERRQLALRHLELFTDLAGERVAVREMRKHVSWYSRGIASAAQFRKQINSIEGKEALLEALNRFFTAEAA
- a CDS encoding two-component system sensor histidine kinase NtrB, which codes for MTIRDKSQEFYANIIDSVGDGVIVIDLGGTVSLMNPAAEEITGISRRQAQGTLFATLLKGETILLEMVGKTSATGMTIVDYENIVLKKGKHLTPVSATTFPLLLQNGEPIGTILVLRDLTNIRELEEAVRHADRLSTLGTLAAGLAHEIKNPLGGIKGAAQLLELELPADSELRDNVRVMIREVERVNRIVEELLGLASPRRLQLTKVNLHKVLGDIITLQKRSAQGKNITFQQQFDPSIPPILADEGLLTQLFLNLVKNAEEAVDEGGMIKIVSRVISDYSMTQKGERRSRMVAVEVSDNGPGIGKEQLEHLFTPFFTTKATGTGLGLAICQKIVSEHRGMIKVESPPGKGTTFTVMVPLIQ
- a CDS encoding sigma-54-dependent transcriptional regulator; amino-acid sequence: MSLNRILVADDEESMRWVLSKALRKKGFTVDLARDGEEALRQIQAGDYDLAILDIKMPGITGLDLLDRVRELKSDLLVVIMTAEASMKNAVEAMKRGAYDYITKPFDLDIIDAIIEKVSKARELTAQMSILREEIKERYLLEKTIVGNSVAMREVYKTIGKVAPSDITVLIQGESGTGKELIARAIHFNSKRIGKPFIALNCAAIPKELLESELFGFEKGAFTGAVERKLGKFEQANGGTLFLDEIGDMPLDLQAKILRVLQEKEVTRTGGSQNIAVDVRIVAATNQNLEEQVRQKQFREDLYYRLNVVPLQLVPLRERKEDIPLLVDYFLGKTCTELEVPIKKCAPDTMNLLAAYDWPGNVRELENTIKRAVILSSDPLLTPADFPGLHIQHKGGPTAADELSLEALVDMKLRASLTNLDKMESGDIYNLVLKQVERPLIRFVLEKTRSNQVKAAEILGINRNTLRKKIQELAIDIRKD